A single genomic interval of Salinarchaeum sp. IM2453 harbors:
- a CDS encoding chemotaxis protein CheC — translation MRLDIQTLGTVNQLAHDGAQAAANSLIQLTGTETDVEVTRVDLVPLPDLAEEFTGEEFVGVEIETSGSLTGTVVLVFDRDSTMLLLDSIMPESWGDVSSDMDKSGVSEVANIMIGGFVDAWADHFSTKITLSPPKYVAGEWPSILPEDVPLWNERETAMTFTSQLTTESEVIDFHIYLFPERDSFQSLLADTFPQDRLPISMDKLSVFNEMTKAGAGRAAEKVTQMTNIETDVEISRFTFVPFEDIDGYLTDDERIIAITNLQAPPGGYIVVLFDMESARVIADALLPIETEGNEFTDQHQAAIEEIGNIMTSGFIDGWANTLNRKIQHVPPDVVNGPGATTLRSLIGDFEERQDYLFLFDSTIQTPEQAIGLNIFAIPDQDQLQTVLDELSVDEATSAIDDPESFEPSSYDDLK, via the coding sequence ATGCGTCTTGACATTCAGACTCTCGGCACAGTCAATCAACTTGCTCACGATGGTGCACAAGCCGCTGCTAATTCCCTTATCCAACTTACTGGGACTGAAACTGATGTCGAGGTAACGCGCGTTGACCTTGTTCCGCTACCTGACTTGGCTGAGGAATTTACCGGCGAAGAATTTGTTGGTGTTGAAATTGAAACGAGTGGAAGTCTCACCGGTACGGTTGTACTTGTCTTTGACCGTGATAGCACTATGTTGCTTCTTGACTCCATTATGCCTGAATCTTGGGGTGATGTCAGCTCTGATATGGACAAAAGCGGAGTCAGTGAAGTTGCAAACATCATGATTGGAGGCTTTGTTGATGCTTGGGCAGATCACTTCTCAACAAAAATCACGTTAAGCCCGCCAAAGTACGTCGCTGGTGAATGGCCAAGCATCCTGCCAGAAGACGTTCCGCTTTGGAATGAACGGGAAACTGCAATGACTTTCACAAGTCAACTTACAACTGAATCTGAGGTTATTGACTTCCACATCTACTTGTTCCCAGAACGTGACTCGTTCCAATCACTTCTTGCTGATACATTTCCACAGGATCGTCTGCCTATCTCGATGGATAAACTATCTGTATTTAATGAGATGACAAAAGCAGGTGCTGGACGTGCCGCAGAAAAAGTCACGCAAATGACTAACATTGAGACGGACGTTGAAATTAGTCGATTTACATTTGTTCCATTTGAGGACATTGACGGGTATCTCACTGACGACGAACGGATTATTGCAATAACAAATCTCCAAGCTCCGCCAGGTGGATATATCGTCGTTTTATTTGATATGGAATCTGCCCGTGTTATCGCCGACGCCTTGCTTCCAATTGAAACAGAGGGCAACGAGTTTACTGACCAACACCAAGCAGCGATTGAAGAAATCGGAAATATAATGACCAGTGGATTTATCGATGGATGGGCTAACACGCTTAATCGGAAAATCCAGCATGTACCGCCTGATGTCGTCAACGGCCCCGGTGCAACGACTTTGCGATCACTAATCGGTGATTTTGAAGAACGACAAGATTACCTCTTCCTATTTGACTCCACGATACAGACTCCTGAGCAAGCCATTGGACTCAACATCTTCGCAATACCTGATCAAGACCAGCTTCAAACCGTACTTGACGAACTGTCAGTTGATGAAGCCACATCTGCAATTGATGATCCAGAGAGCTTTGAACCCAGCTCTTACGATGATCTAAAGTGA
- a CDS encoding isoaspartyl peptidase/L-asparaginase: protein MRVIVHGGAGSEPENPKSRQKVLDEAAQTGAAAESPMTAVESAIRILEDSPMFNAGVGSCVQADGIPRTDAGIMTSTSKAGAACNMTGVAGAIRVARYVLESTPHVMIAGDHAVRLAEHAGIETAVDLWSEKTTQRYQQMEYDGRSLDEQLKYIQDEFGSTSPSAGSDHDTVGAVAVDVDGKIVAGTSTGGRWAALAGRVGDVPQIGSGFYSASAGGASATGAGEDIAKTTLSREAVRNLEEGMTPREAAKQAIGRFEKDTKSFAGIIVADETGECGFAHCADAMQVATASRK, encoded by the coding sequence ATGCGGGTAATTGTACATGGGGGAGCCGGGTCGGAGCCGGAGAATCCCAAGTCGCGGCAAAAAGTTTTGGACGAAGCGGCACAGACCGGTGCTGCTGCTGAGAGTCCAATGACTGCTGTCGAGTCAGCTATTCGAATTCTTGAGGATAGTCCAATGTTTAACGCAGGTGTTGGAAGTTGTGTGCAAGCGGATGGAATACCCCGGACCGATGCTGGAATTATGACAAGTACATCGAAAGCTGGGGCAGCTTGTAACATGACAGGAGTAGCAGGTGCAATCCGAGTTGCAAGATACGTGCTTGAAAGCACACCACATGTGATGATTGCAGGGGATCACGCTGTTCGTCTAGCAGAACATGCTGGGATAGAGACGGCGGTAGATCTCTGGAGTGAAAAAACAACCCAACGATATCAACAAATGGAATACGATGGACGGTCGCTTGATGAACAACTCAAATATATACAGGACGAGTTTGGATCAACGTCACCATCAGCGGGATCTGACCATGACACTGTCGGGGCAGTTGCTGTCGATGTAGACGGAAAGATTGTTGCTGGAACGTCTACTGGCGGACGATGGGCAGCGTTAGCTGGACGAGTAGGGGATGTACCGCAGATTGGATCCGGGTTTTACTCAGCATCGGCTGGGGGGGCGAGTGCAACGGGCGCAGGAGAAGACATCGCCAAGACGACGCTTTCCAGAGAAGCGGTACGAAATCTCGAGGAAGGGATGACACCACGGGAAGCTGCAAAACAGGCGATTGGTAGATTTGAAAAAGACACCAAGTCATTTGCAGGGATAATTGTAGCAGACGAAACAGGAGAATGTGGGTTCGCGCACTGTGCAGACGCAATGCAGGTAGCAACTGCCAGCAGAAAATAG